A genomic region of Oryza glaberrima chromosome 1, OglaRS2, whole genome shotgun sequence contains the following coding sequences:
- the LOC127771638 gene encoding uncharacterized protein LOC127771638: MVQLDADDANSGSATSATHSHAIGDMPQPDASSRTSADEDDHGHNVGIDDIDDARDNGSIGSDSDVPSCAVCTEPLEWAAVGPCGHRAVCSACAARVRSAPNPDNRCCVCRTICPFVVVTKAAAGVVSFSTLPAVASHDDGRVGEYWYCAAVSAYFDDEQQYEAAKAVASRRHGDQPAMVHRAVHGVGSPKAPMQIALRVYKTHRDWPGFHGT; encoded by the exons ATGGTTCaactcgacgccgacgacgcgaaCAGCGGTagcgccacctccgccacccACAGCCACGCCATTGGCGACATGCCTCAACCGGACGCGAGCAGCCGCACAAGCGCCGACGAGGATGATCACGGCCACAACGTTGGCATAGACGACATCGACGACGCCAGAGACAACGGTAGCATCGGCTCCGACTCCGACGTCCCCAGCTGCGCGGTGTGCACGGAGCCCCTCGAGTGGGCGGCGGTCGGCCCGTGCGGCCACCGCGCCGTGTGCTCCGCGTGCGCGGCCCGCGTCCGCTCGGCGCCCAACCCCGACAACCGGTGCTGCGTCTGCAGGACGATCTGCCCCTTCGTGGTCGTCACCAAGGCCGCAGCGGGAGTCGTCTCCTTCTCGACGTTGCCGGCGGTGGCCAGCCACGACGACGGGAGGGTCGGGGAGTACTGGTACTGCGCCGCCGTGTCGGCCTACTTCGACGACGAGCAGCAGTACGAGGCGGCCAAGGCGGTGGCCTCGCGGCGCCATGGTGATCAGCCGGCGATGGTACACCGAGCCGTGCACGGTGTCG GTTCACCCAAAGCCCCAATGCAAATTGCACTCAGGGTTTACAAAACACATAGAGATTGGCCCGGATTTCACGGAACCTAG
- the LOC127764577 gene encoding uncharacterized protein LOC127764577, translating into MAQLHGGSVGHSQAIDDIPQFDASSCSATAYHSHAMEMSRLDASGRGSSRTAADDKGGHVVIEIDAADDIPIPFCVVCMEPLEWVAVGPCGHRVVCSACAARVRSAPYSDHRCCTCRTPCPTVFVTKAAAAAADGELNYLLQLQGDAGSLQDGRVGEYWYLAPMSAYFDDERQYEAAAASSLMMKHQRPPPDADGEFQPRHGGDRGDGALPGDEFGAPELSFLALFFAACGAVVGLGFTGFGTGWGQKVAIVLGSAGIYAPLGTSIVWFMNKNGYCR; encoded by the coding sequence ATGGCTCAACTCCACGGCGGCAGCGTCGGCCACAGCCAAGCCATCGACGACATACCTCAATTCGACGCGAGCAGCTGTAGCGCCACCGCCTACCACAGCCATGCCATGGAGATGTCCCGGCTCGACGCGAGCGGGCGCGGTAgctcccgcaccgccgccgacgacaaaGGCGGCCACGTCGTGATAGAaatcgacgccgccgacgacattCCAATTCCATTCTGCGTGGTGTGCATGGAGCCCCTGGAGTGGGTGGCGGTCGGCCCCTGCGGCCACCGCGTCGTCTGCTCCGCGTGCGCCGCCCGCGTCCGCTCCGCGCCCTACTCCGACCACCGGTGCTGCACCTGCAGGACGCCCTGCCCCACCGTGTTCGTcaccaaggcggcggcggcggcggccgacggcgaacTTAATTACCTTCTCCAACTCCAAGGCGATGCTGGCAGCCTTCAAGACGGGCGGGTCGGCGAGTACTGGTACTTGGCCCCCATGTCGGCCTACTTCGACGACGAGCGGCAgtacgaggcggcggccgcgtcgtcaCTGATGATGAAGCATCAGCGACCGCCGCCCGATGCTGACGGTGAGTTCCAACCCCGCCATGGCGGAGATCGCGGCGACGGTGCACTACCGGGCGATGAATTCGGGGCGCCGGAGCTGTCGTTTTTGGCTCTTTTCTTTGCGGCGTGCGGCGCGGTTGTCGGCCTCGGCTTCACTGGATTTGGCACTGGCTGGGGTCAAAAGGTCGCCATCGTGTTAGGATCCGCCGGTATCTATGCACCTCTAGGAACAAGTATCGTGTGGTTCATGAACAAGAATGGTTACTGCCGGTAA
- the LOC127764083 gene encoding uncharacterized protein LOC127764083, with translation MAACLHQIYMSYLIQLGPQKCHPLECGLFGLSALLGTASGYAGLRLNKPTRNLFDQGITIYKINSINLRISLVSLTVTPIRRSAAAVVMADLDANSGSGVAVAVAAASSHSHVIDMPQLDASSRTVAAASATDHSRAVETTRIRTSCSAGDDDKCSTGSDDIPSCAVCMEPLEWVAVGPCGHRVVCPACAARVRSAPKPDHLCCICRTLCPTVLVTKAAAAADGELPFSEIPAATQDGQVGEYWYCAAMSAYFDDERQYEATAKAAAVAAAGCLKQRPAGADDDDGERDQRYGTAQFLMYSFFAALFGVCIGFVFAVDAPGWGGRVGIVAGSAALSVAVGSVLWFLRKYGYFCGQQQQD, from the exons ATGGCAGCATGTTTACACCAAATTTACATGTCATATCTGATACAATTGGGACCACAAAAGTGCCAC CCCTTAGAATGTGGGCTTTTTGGGCTTTCAGCCTTACTCGGTACAGCGTCGGGCTATGCCGGGCTCAGATTGAACAAGCCTACTCG GAACTTATTTGACCAGGGCATCACAATTTACAAA ATTAATTCGATCAACCTTCGAATTTCGCTTGTGTCCTTAACGGTAACTCCAATTCGCCGGTCGGCCGCGGCCGTGGTCATGGCTGACCTCGACGCGAACAGCGGTAgtggcgtcgccgtcgccgtcgccgctgccagcAGCCACAGTCACGTCATCGACATGCCTCAACTGGACGCGAGCAGCCgtaccgtcgccgccgcctccgccaccgaccACAGCCGTGCCGTCGAGACGACCAGGATCCGAACCTCCTgcagcgccggcgacgacgacaaatGTAGCACCGGCTCCGACGACATTCCCTCCTGCGCGGTGTGCATGGAGCCCCTCGAGTGGGTGGCGGTCGGCCCGTGCGGCCACCGCGTCGTGTGCCCCGCGTGCGCCGCCCGCGTCCGCTCCGCACCCAAGCCCGACCACCTGTGCTGCATCTGCAGGACGCTCTGCCCCACCGTCCTCGTcaccaaggcggcggcggcggccgacggtgAGCTCCCCTTCTCCGAGATTCCGGCTGCCACCCAAGACGGACAGGTCGGCGAGTACTGGTACTGCGCCGCCATGTCGGCCTACTTCGACGACGAGCGGCAGTACGAGGCGacggccaaggcggcggcggtggccgcggccgggTGCCTGAAACAGCGGCCGGCGGgtgcggacgacgacgacggtgaacGGGACCAACGATACGGGACGGCGCAGTTCTTGATGTATAGCTTCTTCGCGGCGCTGTTCGGCGTGTGCATCGGCTTCGTCTTCGCCGTGGATGCCCCAGGTTGGGGCGGCAGGGTGGGCATCGTTGCAGGATCCGCCGCTCTCTCGGTTGCAGTAGGAAGTGTGCTGTGGTTCTTGAGGAAGTACGGCTACTTCTGCGGGCAGCAACAGCAGGATTGA
- the LOC127772404 gene encoding uncharacterized protein LOC127772404: MAPLTPQVDTNWSAAEHDHIAIDIGDSTAGSDSDDVPSCVVCTEPIEWVAVGPCGHRVVCSPCAARLRSGPNPDHRCCVCRTLCSTVVITKAATAAHSVFTFSDQSSMPVAAAQDDGRPVGAYWYSAAMSTYFDDKKHYDQVTKQVVVAAADRCFLRTPPRRPDVDASPLRRLCVRMSWRRHVLALLVVVLVTALVGGWVGYLTSGDEMMSDRIGIVAGIAALWGALAAVVYGIIAVFH, from the coding sequence ATGGCTCCACTCACGCCTCAGGTAGACACGAATTGGAGCGCGGCCGAGCACGATCACATCGCCATAGACATCGGCGACAGCACGGCCGGCTCCGACTCCGACGACGTCCCGAGCTGCGTGGTGTGCACGGAGCCCATCGAGTGGGTGGCGGTCGGCCCGTGCGGCCACCGCGTCGTCTGCTCCCCGTGCGCGGCCCGCCTCCGCTCCGGACCCAACCCCGACCACCGGTGCTGCGTCTGCAGGACGCTCTGCTCCACCGTCGTCATCAccaaggcggcgacggccgcccACAGCGTATTCACCTTCTCAGATCAGTCGTCGatgccggtggccgccgcccaAGACGACGGGCGGCCGGTGGGTGCGTACTGGTATAGCGCTGCCATGTCGACCTACTTCGACGACAAGAAGCATTACGATCAGGTGACCAagcaggtggtggtggcagctgCTGATCGCTGTTTCCTGagaacgccgccgcggcggccggacgTGGACGCGTCGCCGCTACGCCGCCTGTGCGTACGCATGTCGTGGCGTCGACATGTGCTGGCGCTCCTAGTTGTTGTACTTGTCACTGCACTCGTCGGAGGATGGGTGGGGTATCTTACCTCAGGGGATGAAATGATGAGCGACAGGATAGGCATTGTGGCAGGAATTGCCGCTCTATGGGGTGCACTTGCAGCCGTCGTTTACGGTATCATTGCTGTTTTCCATTGA